From Plasmodium cynomolgi strain B DNA, chromosome 9, whole genome shotgun sequence:
aaaaaaaaaaaattgcgacgTTGCAGAGAGAGCATTTCAACGGTTTATCCCCaagtttggaaaaaataaatgcatcGAACAGAATGATAGTGGATTACAAAGGAGATGTTATGGACATGCAGGGAAACGACCTGCTAATAAATCACATAGATAGTAATGAAAAGGGTGGAAAGTACAACGTCCGTTTGTTTAAATTAAAGTCCAAGAACGACAAGTCAAGGCAATATGAAATTAGCAATTCGATGTCATCTCAGTCATTCTTGAAAGGGTACCTACACAACAATAGTTCCGATTTGGTGATGCTCACAGATGATACTTTTTCTCTGTAcgattgtgaaaaaaaaaaaaaaaaaatgttaataaatttgaatGATTGCAAACCAATcgattttgtatattttaaaaaaaatatcatatttatacaaAAGAATAAGTGTTCACTATTTCAAGCAAGGACTAATGGCAAATGTAACATTATGCTAAATTTGAAGGAGCCTCCTGTGAAGGTGAATTTTTGTTCCCATATGAAAAACATGATATATTTAAGCACAAAAAGtagagtatattttttaaagctcctttttttgaaggaCAAAACGTTGAAGCTGAGTAATACGAATATGAATCTCCCTGTAAAATGCCGACAGGAGGAACATGTATTCCATTCTCATCGAAATGAAAGTCAGCAGGGGAGGAACGAATACAAGGAGGTCATACACGTCTGTAGTTACTCATGTAAGGATGTCACTGTGTACAAATTGGTAAAGGGAAAagtgaagaataaaaagaaatgcttCACCAAGCTTGATATAAGGATGCTAAATGATGAGTCTATAAAaggggttttttttttcaaggtcAAACACCCTTCGAAGGGTTACAACTGTGGGGAGGAGTCCGCACGAGAGGAGAGACATCTTGGTACCTCCAACGCGGATGATGAAAAAGTGAATCATGTGAGTCATACCAGCGAGGGAGAAAATTCCCACCATGTTGTAGACTCCAAAGAAGTACTTGAAGGGGAAGGCCACACTGGGGAGGTAAAACTAGTCAATGAACTACAAACAAGCAGCACATCCGCTACGAacgaaaatattatgaagCTGTACCTACTCATATACAGCGAGAGTGGCAAAGTACTTATATACCTCATCGACCACCTGAatatccccctttttaagttCGGTCTAGCACATGTCAGTAAGTGCCCTCTAGCACACATGCAGCTTCCATTCAAAGTAGCGCAAATATATAACGCAACTGATCATCTTCTCAAAAGGGTaatgaaacagaaaaatatcataaaaaagaagaaagaaaattcccccaattttgcaaaatacaTAGAACATATGGTTAACAAAGACGTCTACATAAATAGTAACTTTTTTATGGATACAATTTTTGTCAATGAAAAATCAGCTATTGTTTATACTATACAGATTCATCATGATTTTTTAACCCTACCAGAAAAGGCTACAGAAGCTGTGCTGCTGAAGGTGATGAACTCGAATGAGAAAATTGTGGCTATTAAAGATGTGGAGGATAgtgaggtgaaaaaaaatttggtttacaaaattttgaatgaatcaaaattttcttgcTACTCTGATAGTGACTCCTACATTGACAGCGACATCACGTGGAATGACGACAGTGACAAAACGGACAGTTGCGATGAGGAAAAATCGGATTACAGCGAGTGTGAGGTAACTGCGGACCAGGGCCATGTGGCTAAAGGCACAGGGGATGGCGCGGGGGATGACGCGGCGAAACCCGACTTGCCCCTGCCCGGGGGGAAACCCCAATTAGCACAAATGGTCTGCGATGAGTCGAGTAAAAACGCTCCAAGAAGATGTGCCCCTAACGATGCGCAGAACGATCTGCAGAGCGATCTGCATGGCGACTTGCAGAACGACTTGCAGAACGACTTGCAGAAAGACCTGCAGAAGGACTTGCAGAACGACCTGCAGAACGACCTAAAGAACGACCTAAAGAACGACCTGCAGAACGACCCTCCTGAAGACGCATCCGCCCCCGAGGAAGAACCCTCCGATGGAAGCAGCCATGAAAGGGATCATCTCAAACGGGGCGAGGAACGCGCCACAAAGGGAACCCCGCAGGGAGCGGACGAATTCGAGGTCACCACGAATGTGTCAAGAAATGATGGAAGTTTGTCCAACTCGACGCGCGATAAGAATGGGACACACGCGTCGTGCAGTTCGACGCCGTCCTTGGGGGGCAGCGACAGTGTGCAGGGCGgggtggaggaggagcaaacGGATGAATTGGGAGAAGCAGGAAAAGTAAACGGAATGAACGGAGCGAGCGGAATGAACGGAATGAACGGAATGAACGGAGCGAGCGGACTGAGCGAATTGAGCGGAGTGAAGGACGATTTCGCCGAAGGGGCGGGCgaacaaaaggggaaggccaACTTAAGAGGCCGAAAGGGcgagggaaggaaaaaaagaaaattgaaaaatgaggaaagtGCACCAGGGACGGAGGTTGCAAAGGGAAATTTTGCACAAtgcgaaaatgtgaagaagccTAAAGTAGGAGACAGTTCATCAGACGAATTGACGGGCGAAGTGGCAGATGACGTGACGGGCGAAGTGGCAGATGTCGTGACGGGCGAAGTGGCAGATGACGTGACGGGCGAAGCGGTAGATGTCCTGCCTAGCCGGAACAAAACGAACAAGACGGAGGACTGCTTTAACGATTTAGACAGCCACTCCGAAGGTGAGAGGAAAAACAATCATGAAGAAAGTGCAATCACCCCCAGTGACAAATTTTTAGCGTTGTCATCCATGATAAAGTTAAATATATCCCTAGGAAGATACTGTAAGTTATGTATGTTGGTCAATATAAAGGACAAGAAATTAATCAAAGATACAGTTGccaatttgggaaaaaaatattccataaAATTGTTAGAGCTTCTTTTGAATTCTCTAGCGAGGAATAGGTTCTATCtaggcactttttttttctggattAAAGCCATATGTAAAGAGTATAAAGACACGCTGAAGGGCAGGAAGCATCGTAGACTCGTGACCAAAATATCTCTCATCGCGGAAAACAATTTGAAGTATGATTGTATAATAAAACATgttataaacaaaattgattttACCATTGACCATATTAGNNNNNNNNNNNNNNNNNNNNNNNNNNNNNNNNNNNNNNNNNNNNNNNNNNNNNNNNNNNNNNNNNNNNNNNNNNNNNNNNNNNNNNNNNNNNNNNNNNNNNNNNNNNNNNNNNNNNNNNNNNNNNNNNNNNNNNNNNNNNNNNNNNNNNNNNNNNNNNNNNNNNNNNNNNNNNNNNNNNNNNNNNNNNNNNNNNNNNNNNNNNNNNNNNNNNNNNNNNNNNNNNNNNNNNNNNNNNNNNNNNNNNNNNNNNNNNNNNNNNNNNNNNNNNNNNNNNNNNNNNNNNNNNNNNNNNNNNNNNNACTTCTTTGAGTACAAATTATGGGAGACTAAtgtgtgtaaatatttacatgcaTCTTTCCCAACGTACATGTATGTGTCCCCGTATGCAAACAGCACCCCGTGAACCGCGCACACGTGGGTAAAAAAGGTGGTAACCCTAACGGAAAACCGCCCCAActgcatacttttttttagcatttgAACATGTATTCGCTTTATCATTGCCTGTGTGCATGAAATTGCTAacgggaaaagaaaacgaatacTACTTCATATGGTTAATTGCGGAGG
This genomic window contains:
- a CDS encoding hypothetical protein (putative); the encoded protein is MIVDYKGDVMDMQGNDLLINHIDSNEKGGKYNVRLFKLKSKNDKSRQYEISNSMSSQSFLKGYLHNNSSDLVMLTDDTFSLYDCEKKKKKMLINLNDCKPIDFVYFKKNIIFIQKNKCSLFQARTNGKCNIMLNLKEPPVKVNFCSHMKNMIYLSTKSRVYFLKLLFLKDKTLKLSNTNMNLPVKCRQEEHVFHSHRNESQQGRNEYKEVIHVCSYSCKDVTVYKLVKGKVKNKKKCFTKLDIRMLNDESIKGVFFFKVKHPSKGYNCGEESAREERHLGTSNADDEKVNHVSHTSEGENSHHVVDSKEVLEGEGHTGEVKLVNELQTSSTSATNENIMKLYLLIYSESGKVLIYLIDHLNIPLFKFGLAHVSKCPLAHMQLPFKVAQIYNATDHLLKRVMKQKNIIKKKKENSPNFAKYIEHMVNKDVYINSNFFMDTIFVNEKSAIVYTIQIHHDFLTLPEKATEAVLLKVMNSNEKIVAIKDVEDSEVKKNLVYKILNESKFSCYSDSDSYIDSDITWNDDSDKTDSCDEEKSDYSECEVTADQGHVAKGTGDGAGDDAAKPDLPLPGGKPQLAQMVCDESSKNAPRRCAPNDAQNDLQSDLHGDLQNDLQNDLQKDLQKDLQNDLQNDLKNDLKNDLQNDPPEDASAPEEEPSDGSSHERDHLKRGEERATKGTPQGADEFEVTTNVSRNDGSLSNSTRDKNGTHASCSSTPSLGGSDSVQGGVEEEQTDELGEAGKVNGMNGASGMNGMNGMNGASGLSELSGVKDDFAEGAGEQKGKANLRGRKGEGRKKRKLKNEESAPGTEVAKGNFAQCENVKKPKVGDSSSDELTGEVADDVTGEVADVVTGEVADDVTGEAVDVLPSRNKTNKTEDCFNDLDSHSEGERKNNHEESAITPSDKFLALSSMIKLNISLGRYCKLCMLVNIKDKKLIKDTVANLGKKYSIKLLELLLNSLARNRFYLGTFFFWIKAICKEYKDTLKGRKHRRLVTKISLIAENNLKYD